In Streptomyces hawaiiensis, one genomic interval encodes:
- a CDS encoding phosphatase PAP2 family protein — protein sequence MLWAAAGVITLGFLVALQIAAHHLGIPGPITTQAREVIHAPKSGFLLYASLALTMVVLTWRQRLIALGTATGIDLVLLLVRWATGAHPTEGHPFGNGALWVILGVGVFALTRRTGPERVLMLKGVGLGLLLVTGRKTGDTWLLITSQTRPAVLDPYVAMADHALGNPSWLAGRLLRASGPVGEHALDYVYAQLAVAAVCVALYQLRDVAAEQRFPRHHLVRTFLLIGLLGPAIYMIYPVVGPIFAYGPDGGHWAAANLWPNTLPPITTPYAMPFDEITPRNCMPSLHTAWATTIFIHSRKGPRALRLAGTFWLIATLAATLGFGWHYGVDLVAGVVFAYTVEAALRTYDRGWDRAGVRLIAYGTAVFAVLLASYRFVPMEMAAYPWLSGPLLLLAMASVVHGYLRTTRLWVAKATPAPQPGPRPELAV from the coding sequence ATGCTGTGGGCCGCGGCAGGTGTGATCACTCTCGGATTCCTCGTCGCGCTCCAGATCGCCGCGCACCACCTCGGCATACCGGGGCCGATCACCACGCAGGCACGTGAGGTGATCCACGCCCCGAAGTCGGGGTTCCTGCTGTACGCCAGCCTGGCGCTGACGATGGTGGTGCTCACCTGGCGGCAACGGCTCATCGCCCTGGGCACCGCGACGGGCATCGACCTCGTCCTCCTGCTGGTGCGGTGGGCGACCGGCGCCCACCCCACCGAAGGCCACCCGTTCGGCAACGGCGCACTGTGGGTGATCCTGGGCGTCGGGGTCTTCGCCCTCACGCGCCGCACGGGTCCTGAACGCGTCCTGATGCTGAAGGGCGTCGGGCTCGGCCTGCTGCTGGTGACCGGCCGCAAGACCGGGGACACCTGGCTGCTGATCACGTCGCAGACCCGCCCGGCCGTACTCGACCCGTACGTCGCCATGGCCGATCACGCGCTGGGCAACCCGTCGTGGCTGGCGGGCCGGCTCCTCAGGGCTAGCGGCCCGGTCGGCGAGCACGCCCTCGACTACGTCTACGCCCAGCTCGCGGTGGCCGCGGTCTGTGTGGCGCTGTACCAGCTGCGCGACGTGGCGGCCGAGCAGCGCTTCCCGCGCCACCACCTGGTGCGCACCTTCCTGCTGATCGGCCTGCTCGGACCGGCCATCTACATGATCTACCCCGTGGTCGGGCCGATCTTCGCCTACGGCCCCGACGGCGGGCACTGGGCAGCCGCGAACCTGTGGCCGAACACCCTGCCGCCGATCACCACCCCGTACGCGATGCCGTTCGACGAGATCACCCCGCGCAACTGCATGCCCAGCCTGCACACGGCGTGGGCCACCACGATCTTCATCCACTCCCGCAAGGGACCGCGCGCTCTGCGTCTCGCCGGCACGTTCTGGCTGATCGCCACCCTCGCCGCGACACTGGGCTTCGGCTGGCACTACGGCGTGGACCTCGTCGCCGGAGTGGTCTTCGCGTACACGGTCGAGGCGGCGCTGCGCACGTACGACCGCGGCTGGGACCGGGCGGGAGTCCGGCTGATCGCCTACGGGACGGCCGTCTTCGCGGTGCTGCTCGCGTCCTACCGCTTCGTCCCGATGGAGATGGCCGCCTACCCGTGGCTCTCCGGCCCCCTCCTGCTGCTGGCGATGGCCTCGGTGGTCCACGGCTACCTGCGGACCACCAGGCTGTGGGTAGCGAAGGCCACTCCCGCGCCGCAACCCGGACCGCGGCCCGAACTGGCGGTCTGA
- a CDS encoding DUF2277 domain-containing protein, with translation MCRSIKTLRPPAMPEEATEADVRAAALQYVRKISGFRAPAAHNQEVFDRAVEAVAQATAELLEGLEVRGAGARKAG, from the coding sequence ATGTGCCGGAGTATCAAGACGCTGCGTCCGCCCGCGATGCCCGAAGAGGCCACCGAGGCCGACGTGCGCGCTGCCGCCCTGCAGTACGTGCGGAAGATTTCGGGATTCCGCGCCCCCGCCGCTCACAACCAGGAGGTGTTCGACCGCGCCGTGGAGGCCGTCGCGCAGGCCACGGCCGAGTTGCTGGAGGGGCTGGAGGTCCGCGGGGCCGGGGCCCGGAAGGCCGGCTAG
- a CDS encoding ketopantoate reductase family protein, with product MTNELTVAVLGPGGVGGLLAALLSRTGHRVICLSGERTAEALRTDGIQVRSARFGDFTARVEADTELREPVDACLVTVKGTALDAALARVPARVLSDGLLVPFLNGVEHPAALRARHRPDRVAPAVIRVESTRVAPGVIEHGSPFAEIDLTGTDVPRPRLDALAEAFTAAGPATRVLEDETAALWAKMSFLAPFALLTTLYGLPLGDVRTRHRDELTALVEETAAISRACGGPADPAQALARYDAFPPSTKSSMQRDAEAGRPLELDAIGGALLRAAERHGVPAPVAARVVSEVHTFA from the coding sequence GTGACGAACGAACTCACCGTGGCCGTCCTGGGCCCCGGCGGCGTGGGCGGCCTGCTCGCCGCCCTGCTCTCGCGCACCGGCCACCGCGTGATCTGCCTGTCCGGCGAGCGGACCGCCGAGGCCCTGCGCACCGACGGCATCCAGGTCCGCAGCGCCCGCTTCGGCGACTTCACGGCCCGCGTCGAGGCGGACACCGAGCTGCGGGAACCGGTCGACGCGTGCCTGGTCACCGTCAAGGGCACCGCCCTCGACGCCGCCCTCGCGCGCGTCCCCGCCCGGGTGCTGTCCGACGGCCTTCTCGTGCCGTTCCTGAACGGCGTCGAACACCCCGCGGCCCTGCGCGCCCGCCACCGGCCCGACCGCGTGGCCCCCGCCGTGATCCGCGTCGAGTCCACCCGTGTCGCGCCGGGCGTCATCGAACACGGCAGCCCCTTCGCGGAGATCGACCTGACCGGTACGGACGTGCCCCGGCCGCGCCTCGACGCCCTCGCCGAGGCCTTCACCGCCGCCGGTCCGGCCACCCGCGTACTGGAGGACGAGACGGCGGCCCTGTGGGCGAAGATGTCGTTCCTGGCACCGTTCGCCTTGCTGACCACGCTCTACGGCCTCCCCCTCGGAGACGTCCGCACCCGCCACCGCGACGAGCTGACCGCCCTGGTGGAGGAGACCGCCGCGATCAGCCGCGCGTGCGGCGGCCCGGCGGACCCCGCCCAGGCCCTCGCCCGCTACGACGCCTTCCCGCCGTCGACGAAATCGTCGATGCAGCGCGACGCCGAGGCCGGGCGGCCCCTCGAACTGGACGCCATCGGCGGCGCGTTGCTCCGCGCGGCCGAGCGCCACGGTGTACCGGCTCCGGTGGCGGCACGGGTGGTGAGCGAGGTACACACGTTCGCATGA